One segment of Paenibacillus rhizovicinus DNA contains the following:
- a CDS encoding DoxX family protein, whose product MMDLGLLLIRVVIGLLFIGHGAQKLFGWFGGYGPKGTGGWMESVGIKPGVAMAVLSGLMELIGGLLFGAGLLTVVGAVLIALTMLGAMKVHAKNGLWSTAGGIELPLIILVVVIGVALTGAGDYALIR is encoded by the coding sequence ATGATGGATTTGGGATTGCTTTTGATTCGCGTAGTAATTGGGCTGCTGTTTATCGGACACGGTGCACAGAAGTTGTTTGGCTGGTTCGGCGGCTACGGTCCGAAAGGCACCGGCGGCTGGATGGAGTCCGTCGGCATTAAACCCGGCGTTGCGATGGCCGTCCTGTCCGGACTGATGGAATTGATCGGCGGCCTCCTGTTCGGAGCCGGGCTTCTCACCGTTGTCGGCGCCGTGTTGATCGCCCTCACCATGCTCGGCGCGATGAAAGTCCATGCCAAGAACGGACTGTGGTCGACAGCCGGCGGTATCGAATTGCCGCTGATTATCCTGGTTGTCGTGATCGGCGTTGCCCTAACCGGCGCCGGAGATTACGCGCTGATTCGTTAA
- a CDS encoding DUF4358 domain-containing protein: MILRRGLSLALFRAFLLVTIIGFLSGCSDRPGNYASLTAADIGTRIQQSADFSKLKQGDTEKLLKLYHIDTGEVADFVLYTAASNVKADELAVIKLKDSAEMDSVMNHIRQRVEEQTIKFKDYRPQENYLIEKHVLKSKGPFILFAVSSDADRMEKAFDDTFK; this comes from the coding sequence ATGATACTGCGAAGAGGCTTATCGCTCGCGTTGTTTCGCGCGTTCTTGCTCGTGACCATAATCGGGTTTTTGAGCGGCTGTTCGGATCGCCCTGGGAATTACGCGTCGTTAACGGCCGCCGATATCGGTACACGCATTCAACAGTCGGCAGATTTCAGCAAATTGAAGCAAGGGGATACGGAGAAACTGTTGAAGCTATATCACATCGATACGGGCGAAGTGGCGGACTTTGTTCTGTACACGGCTGCATCCAACGTCAAAGCGGACGAGCTCGCCGTCATTAAACTCAAGGATTCAGCCGAAATGGATAGCGTCATGAATCATATTCGCCAAAGAGTCGAGGAACAAACGATTAAGTTTAAAGATTATCGCCCCCAAGAGAATTACTTGATCGAGAAGCATGTCTTGAAATCAAAAGGCCCGTTTATTCTTTTCGCGGTTTCGTCAGATGCCGACCGAATGGAAAAGGCGTTTGATGATACCTTTAAGTAA
- a CDS encoding extracellular solute-binding protein codes for MQIFIYKHKMVLLTEEGKALLHYATRIISWADEARQVLTDYAQFKIGKIVIGSSNTPATHFLPKLLGRMRELYPDVHIALQVKNSPQIVEMVRKFEIDFGLVAEYKVDDPKLECVPLIEDELGLVVYPGHALADAEAIEPGMLQNGYWILREQDSASRRMMETWIGQHHIKSRRRRQNYMATIRLHPCHTLAIFFPYLYLRTTTFRKEGNNMKKIAWTLTSLICLLAACSNGNSNGTAGASSPAKAPIENETASEPVTLTFSTYFLSDQMKTAVTKYESMHPNVTIQLQATPSYGKDLDEAAAYRETFLTSTNAAILAGKGPDLVEMDILPIEAYADRHLLVNLQDIMSGDASFHSQDYFTNILDNARLNDGLYGIPLYFYLDGLLGDTAAIDKTGVPINDSDWTWNDFMDAAKQLQQKGEYKTALISEPSVLLSELTVDNFTQLVKEKNGERKFDSDSFIDLIHQVKSMIDDGLLFDMVKDGGGRGSATTLQTKAYFNAWPIDSFESYLLNGFAEQTKLYTMPHPHSYGAGGYFSTFGMVGINANSPHKQEAWKFLEFLMDDEAKTITDASISSHGFPINKNAYDLQVEKLKEAGTIQSDVHPEIAVDTEKLDRLKGSITEAVHWVRTPSEIEETIRNESKAYFSGQKSAESVAKLVQSKINLILNE; via the coding sequence GTGCAGATTTTTATCTATAAACATAAAATGGTGCTGTTAACGGAGGAAGGGAAGGCGCTCCTTCATTATGCTACCCGCATAATTTCGTGGGCCGACGAAGCACGCCAAGTACTGACCGACTATGCGCAATTTAAAATCGGCAAAATCGTTATCGGATCGAGCAATACCCCGGCGACTCACTTCCTTCCGAAGCTGCTTGGCAGGATGCGCGAGCTTTATCCGGACGTTCACATCGCCCTGCAAGTGAAAAACTCGCCGCAGATCGTGGAGATGGTGAGAAAGTTCGAGATTGATTTCGGTCTGGTCGCGGAATACAAAGTCGATGATCCGAAACTCGAATGCGTCCCCTTGATTGAGGACGAGCTTGGTCTGGTCGTTTATCCCGGCCATGCTCTTGCCGACGCCGAAGCAATCGAACCGGGGATGCTTCAAAACGGATATTGGATTCTAAGGGAGCAGGATTCAGCTTCCCGCCGAATGATGGAGACGTGGATAGGCCAGCATCACATCAAAAGCAGAAGGCGCCGCCAGAATTACATGGCAACAATTCGGTTACATCCGTGTCACACTTTGGCGATATTTTTCCCTTATCTTTATCTTCGGACAACTACATTCCGAAAAGAGGGAAATAACATGAAGAAAATCGCATGGACCCTGACAAGCCTGATATGCTTGCTCGCCGCCTGCAGCAACGGCAACTCCAATGGGACAGCCGGCGCCTCTTCGCCAGCGAAAGCCCCCATCGAAAACGAGACAGCGTCCGAACCTGTCACGCTAACGTTTTCCACCTATTTCCTGAGCGATCAGATGAAGACGGCCGTAACGAAATATGAATCCATGCATCCCAACGTAACCATACAGCTTCAAGCTACGCCGTCTTACGGAAAGGATTTGGACGAAGCGGCGGCTTACAGGGAAACGTTCCTGACCAGCACGAATGCGGCCATTTTGGCGGGCAAAGGTCCCGATCTAGTGGAGATGGACATCTTGCCCATAGAGGCTTATGCGGATCGTCATCTGCTCGTTAATTTGCAAGACATAATGTCAGGCGATGCATCGTTTCACTCGCAAGATTACTTCACCAACATCCTGGACAATGCAAGACTGAACGATGGTCTGTACGGAATACCTTTATACTTCTACCTTGACGGATTGCTTGGCGATACTGCGGCAATCGACAAGACCGGCGTACCGATTAACGACAGCGACTGGACGTGGAACGATTTTATGGATGCGGCCAAGCAATTGCAGCAAAAAGGCGAGTACAAAACCGCGCTAATCAGCGAGCCCTCCGTCCTGCTGAGCGAGTTGACCGTCGATAATTTCACTCAGCTCGTAAAAGAGAAGAACGGCGAGCGCAAGTTTGATTCCGATTCGTTCATCGATCTTATTCATCAAGTAAAGTCAATGATCGATGACGGCTTGCTGTTCGACATGGTCAAGGACGGCGGCGGAAGAGGAAGCGCGACCACCCTACAAACGAAGGCATACTTCAACGCATGGCCGATCGACTCGTTCGAAAGTTATTTATTGAACGGTTTTGCCGAACAAACGAAGCTATATACGATGCCGCATCCACACAGTTACGGCGCCGGCGGTTATTTCTCCACGTTCGGCATGGTAGGTATCAACGCGAACTCTCCCCATAAGCAGGAGGCGTGGAAATTCCTCGAATTTCTCATGGATGACGAAGCGAAGACGATTACCGATGCTTCTATATCAAGTCACGGCTTTCCGATAAACAAGAACGCATACGATTTGCAAGTCGAGAAATTGAAAGAAGCGGGTACGATTCAATCGGACGTACATCCCGAGATCGCCGTTGACACCGAGAAACTGGATCGATTAAAAGGTTCGATTACGGAAGCCGTTCACTGGGTGCGGACACCTTCCGAAATAGAAGAAACGATCAGGAATGAATCCAAAGCCTACTTCAGCGGCCAGAAATCGGCCGAATCCGTCGCGAAGCTCGTTCAGAGCAAAATCAATCTCATACTCAACGAATGA
- a CDS encoding alpha/beta hydrolase has translation MMKHIFQNGSDPNAPVLLLLHGTGGNEHDLLSLAQLLSPSSSVLSVRGNVLENGMPRFFRRLAEGIFDEEDLTFRTKELYDFIAEASETYGFNRDNVVAAGYSNGANIAGSLLFHYADALRGAVLHHPMVPLRGLALPDLTNVPVFIAAGTNDPICSAAESEELTSLLQGAGASVTVHWENNGHRLSASEVYQAADWFRAAFPS, from the coding sequence ATAATGAAACACATCTTCCAAAACGGTTCCGATCCCAACGCGCCAGTGCTGCTGCTTCTGCACGGCACAGGCGGCAATGAGCATGATCTGTTGTCGCTGGCGCAGCTGCTCTCTCCCTCTTCTTCCGTCTTGAGCGTTAGAGGCAACGTGCTGGAGAACGGGATGCCCCGTTTCTTCCGCCGGCTTGCCGAAGGGATCTTCGATGAAGAGGATCTGACATTCAGAACGAAGGAATTGTACGACTTCATTGCCGAAGCTTCCGAAACGTACGGCTTCAATCGCGACAATGTCGTTGCGGCAGGCTATTCCAACGGGGCTAATATCGCGGGCAGCTTGTTATTCCACTATGCCGATGCGCTCCGCGGCGCCGTCCTTCACCATCCTATGGTCCCGCTTCGCGGTCTTGCCCTTCCGGATCTGACGAACGTTCCGGTCTTCATCGCAGCGGGCACGAATGACCCGATCTGCTCGGCCGCCGAATCCGAGGAGCTGACATCCCTGCTTCAAGGCGCCGGTGCTTCCGTGACGGTGCATTGGGAGAATAACGGTCACCGTTTGTCGGCATCCGAAGTTTATCAGGCGGCGGATTGGTTCCGCGCCGCGTTTCCATCTTGA
- a CDS encoding glutamine amidotransferase, with amino-acid sequence MKILFVGESWIVHMIHTKGYDSFTSTKYEEGATYLLACLREQDIDVTYMPAHEVQVRFPQTLEELQAYDAIVLSDVGANTFLLQNPTFYQFQMLPNALELVKQYVSEGGGLLMVGGYLTFMGIEGKANYKNTCLSEVLPVTMMDNDDRVEMPSGFSPVVSRTHPLVENLGEWPRLLGYNKLTAKSEAEELLSHGGDAILTVGKYGKGNTAAFASDCSPHWGSPEFMNWKHYSDFWSNLIKYLKYAA; translated from the coding sequence ATGAAGATCTTATTTGTAGGAGAATCATGGATTGTGCATATGATTCATACGAAAGGTTATGACAGCTTTACCTCGACCAAGTACGAGGAGGGAGCCACGTATCTGCTTGCCTGTCTGCGCGAGCAGGACATCGACGTCACTTACATGCCGGCGCATGAGGTACAGGTGCGCTTTCCTCAAACGTTGGAGGAGCTCCAGGCATATGATGCGATCGTGCTTAGCGACGTAGGAGCGAATACGTTCCTGCTTCAGAATCCAACCTTCTACCAATTTCAAATGCTTCCGAACGCGCTTGAACTTGTGAAGCAATATGTCTCCGAAGGCGGAGGCCTTCTGATGGTCGGGGGCTACCTGACGTTCATGGGGATCGAAGGCAAAGCAAATTATAAAAACACATGCTTGTCGGAAGTGCTGCCGGTTACGATGATGGATAACGATGATCGTGTAGAAATGCCGAGCGGCTTCTCGCCCGTCGTATCCCGGACGCATCCATTGGTTGAGAATTTAGGAGAATGGCCAAGACTTCTGGGCTATAACAAGCTGACCGCCAAATCCGAAGCAGAGGAATTGCTAAGCCACGGAGGCGATGCCATTCTGACGGTTGGGAAGTATGGAAAAGGTAACACTGCAGCTTTTGCAAGCGACTGCTCTCCGCATTGGGGATCTCCGGAGTTTATGAATTGGAAGCACTATTCGGATTTTTGGTCGAATCTCATTAAGTATTTAAAATACGCGGCGTAA
- a CDS encoding autoinducer 2 ABC transporter substrate-binding protein → MKKLALALLTGVLALNLAACGKTGNNQSNSEGATNGGASSSGERTYFMNPKSIGPAYWAAAEKGAEKAEKDLNVKVVFNAPTEADSAKQINMIQDMLTRKVSGIGVSPNDAKAVGPVFKKAAGQDVKIVTWDSDAPETDRQYYVAPGTDQEVGELLAKTIGEEVGGKGQVAFMVAGLGSQNQIAKADAAKAYFKANYPDVEVVTTVASDDDQQKAFANAQNLIKTYPDLKGIIGFAGGEPSAAAEVVEQAVKAGTLEKNQIAITGIAVPSVVKNYIKNGTIKTDIIWDPGKLAYVTVYILDQLAQGKEITDGMEIPSAGTIKVDGQNVFIGTLEVTNDNVDSFDF, encoded by the coding sequence ATGAAAAAACTAGCATTGGCGTTACTTACAGGCGTATTGGCTTTAAATTTGGCAGCTTGCGGGAAGACGGGCAACAATCAATCGAATTCCGAAGGCGCTACTAATGGGGGGGCTTCCTCGTCGGGCGAGAGAACTTACTTTATGAATCCAAAGTCTATTGGACCAGCCTACTGGGCAGCTGCCGAGAAAGGGGCCGAAAAGGCGGAAAAGGATTTGAACGTAAAGGTTGTTTTCAACGCTCCGACGGAGGCGGATTCTGCGAAACAAATTAATATGATTCAAGACATGCTGACGCGCAAGGTGAGCGGAATCGGCGTATCGCCTAACGATGCAAAAGCCGTAGGGCCTGTGTTTAAGAAGGCGGCCGGCCAGGATGTCAAGATCGTAACTTGGGACAGCGATGCTCCGGAGACGGATCGTCAATATTATGTAGCTCCCGGTACAGACCAAGAGGTAGGCGAGTTGCTAGCCAAAACCATTGGCGAGGAAGTCGGCGGTAAAGGACAGGTAGCGTTCATGGTAGCCGGCCTGGGCTCGCAAAACCAAATTGCCAAGGCTGATGCTGCGAAGGCTTATTTTAAGGCTAACTATCCTGACGTTGAGGTCGTTACGACAGTTGCCAGCGACGATGATCAACAGAAGGCGTTTGCCAATGCGCAAAACTTGATTAAGACGTACCCTGATTTGAAAGGAATTATCGGATTTGCAGGCGGTGAACCGTCGGCAGCGGCAGAGGTTGTGGAACAAGCTGTGAAGGCAGGCACCTTGGAGAAAAATCAGATTGCAATTACGGGCATCGCCGTACCAAGCGTAGTGAAAAATTACATTAAGAATGGCACCATCAAAACAGATATTATTTGGGATCCAGGCAAGCTGGCCTATGTAACGGTTTATATTTTGGATCAGCTGGCTCAGGGCAAAGAGATTACGGACGGCATGGAAATCCCATCCGCAGGGACGATCAAGGTCGATGGACAAAATGTATTTATCGGAACGCTGGAAGTAACTAACGACAATGTAGACAGCTTTGATTTCTGA
- the fabV gene encoding enoyl-ACP reductase FabV, translating into MIIKPRTRGFICTTSHPIGCALQVQEQVDYVKDRPAIQGPSNVLVIGASAGYGLAARIVSAFGAGANTIGIYRASEGKPGRTASAGWYNSAAFEKAAQAAGLKSFSVTGDAFTSETKAKAVETIRRELGQVDLVVYSVASARRTDPVTGETFNSVLKPLGGTYTNKTVNFHSGEVSMISIDPANEQETKETVAVMGGDDWQLWIDALREGGVLAEGATTISYSYIGSKITTPIYRDGTIGQAKDHLEATAKRLSEQLGATGGRAFVTVSKALVTQSSSAIPVVPLYISALYKVMKEKGIHEGCIEQTYRLFSERLYAGGEVPVDNEGRIRIDDWELREDVQSEVAKLWEAVTSDNIEQLTDLAGYRKEFFQLFGFETDGVDYEADVDPAVEVPNVY; encoded by the coding sequence ATGATCATTAAACCAAGAACACGCGGATTTATTTGCACGACCTCGCATCCGATTGGCTGCGCCCTGCAAGTGCAGGAACAAGTGGATTACGTGAAAGATCGCCCCGCCATTCAAGGCCCGAGCAACGTGCTCGTTATCGGCGCGTCCGCAGGCTACGGGCTCGCGGCCCGCATCGTGTCGGCATTCGGCGCCGGCGCCAATACGATCGGTATCTACCGCGCCAGCGAAGGCAAGCCCGGACGTACGGCCTCCGCAGGCTGGTATAATTCCGCAGCCTTCGAGAAAGCCGCCCAAGCGGCAGGCCTGAAATCGTTCAGCGTCACCGGCGATGCGTTCACGTCCGAGACGAAGGCCAAAGCCGTCGAGACGATCCGCAGAGAGCTCGGTCAAGTCGACCTTGTCGTCTACAGCGTCGCTTCGGCGCGCAGAACGGATCCCGTTACGGGCGAAACGTTCAATTCCGTCCTTAAGCCGCTTGGCGGCACCTATACGAACAAGACGGTCAACTTCCATTCCGGCGAAGTGAGCATGATTTCCATCGATCCGGCGAACGAGCAGGAAACGAAGGAAACGGTAGCCGTCATGGGCGGCGACGACTGGCAGCTGTGGATTGACGCGCTCCGTGAAGGCGGCGTGCTGGCAGAGGGCGCGACGACGATCTCGTACTCGTACATCGGCTCCAAGATTACGACGCCGATTTACCGCGATGGCACGATCGGTCAAGCCAAAGACCACCTGGAAGCGACCGCCAAGCGGTTGTCCGAACAGCTTGGCGCTACCGGCGGACGCGCATTCGTCACGGTCAGCAAAGCGCTCGTGACGCAGTCGAGCTCGGCGATTCCCGTCGTGCCGCTGTATATCTCCGCGCTCTATAAAGTCATGAAGGAAAAAGGCATTCACGAGGGCTGCATCGAGCAAACGTACCGTTTGTTCTCGGAACGTCTGTATGCCGGCGGCGAAGTACCTGTCGATAACGAAGGCCGCATCCGCATCGACGACTGGGAGCTGCGCGAAGACGTGCAGAGCGAAGTCGCGAAGCTCTGGGAAGCCGTTACGTCCGACAATATCGAGCAGTTGACCGACCTTGCCGGCTACCGCAAAGAGTTCTTCCAGCTGTTCGGCTTCGAGACGGACGGCGTGGATTACGAAGCCGACGTCGATCCGGCGGTTGAAGTGCCGAATGTGTATTAA
- a CDS encoding flavin reductase family protein, with the protein MISIDPASQSERDNYKFMIGSIIPRPIAWVTTMTPSGTVNAAPFSYFNIVTSKPPMISVSVQRKNGVMKDTARNAGELGEFVVHIADERHVAQMNQTAANLGPEESEAEAAGLTTVPSEVVRVPGIAEAAIRMECKVERILSLGGTDDAPACDLLIGRIVRFHADEAVYDEHGHVDASALRPVSRLAGSTYALLGETFDLERP; encoded by the coding sequence TTGATATCCATCGATCCGGCAAGCCAGAGCGAGCGAGATAATTACAAATTCATGATCGGCAGCATCATTCCGCGTCCCATCGCATGGGTAACGACGATGACGCCTTCAGGAACCGTCAACGCGGCGCCGTTCAGTTATTTCAACATCGTAACGTCCAAGCCGCCGATGATATCCGTGTCGGTGCAGCGCAAGAACGGCGTGATGAAGGATACCGCCCGAAATGCCGGGGAACTTGGCGAATTCGTCGTCCATATCGCCGATGAACGCCATGTCGCGCAGATGAATCAGACCGCCGCCAACCTCGGACCCGAGGAAAGCGAAGCCGAGGCAGCGGGGCTAACGACCGTGCCGAGCGAAGTCGTGCGCGTTCCCGGCATTGCCGAGGCAGCCATCCGGATGGAATGCAAGGTCGAACGTATTCTGTCTCTCGGGGGCACTGACGATGCGCCGGCTTGCGATCTGCTTATCGGACGAATCGTCCGGTTCCATGCAGACGAAGCCGTTTACGACGAACATGGCCATGTCGACGCATCGGCGCTGCGGCCGGTCAGCCGGTTAGCCGGCTCCACGTACGCCTTGCTTGGCGAGACGTTCGATCTGGAGCGGCCATGA
- a CDS encoding ArgE/DapE family deacylase yields the protein MNQEQQVMKWIESHQDEIIQFLQQLIQIPSVNPWFFNEPAPSKEKELQEFLARKLEGLGADIEMWEPVADELKQYEGMAGYYPGRDFTGRPNLAATFGKGAEGKSLLLFGHIDVVMAGTKWTVDPFEGKIVDGKMYGRGTVDMKGGVAAMIMAVEAVLRSGFKLKGPVVVGTVVDEEAGGMGALDFIHHGYRADACILTEPTSLTIAPLCRGILWGKIKIQGRSGHIEMPQADYKDGGAVDAVKKARYILDHLDRLNEEWAVSKTHPYLSIPCQVHVAQLNAGEYPTSFANEAEIVFNAQYLPSERDEKLVGGNVKKELTAFLQQVAQSDPWLSEHKPEIVWMVDADCAETEVSHPFVQTCVQSLKGIGEEGKIEGLGFHTDMGWPVNVGIPTINFGPGDPSLAHHSDEFIPIDELIQAVKMIAKTIIDWCEIEEA from the coding sequence ATGAACCAAGAACAGCAAGTGATGAAGTGGATTGAAAGCCATCAAGATGAAATTATTCAATTTTTGCAGCAGCTCATTCAAATTCCAAGCGTGAATCCCTGGTTCTTCAACGAGCCAGCACCTTCCAAAGAGAAGGAGCTCCAAGAATTTCTTGCTCGCAAGCTGGAGGGCCTTGGCGCAGATATCGAAATGTGGGAACCGGTTGCCGATGAATTGAAGCAATACGAAGGCATGGCAGGCTATTATCCAGGGAGAGATTTTACAGGACGGCCGAATCTGGCGGCTACTTTTGGCAAAGGAGCCGAAGGCAAGTCTCTGCTCTTGTTCGGTCACATTGATGTCGTCATGGCAGGCACGAAATGGACGGTCGATCCGTTCGAGGGCAAGATCGTCGATGGGAAAATGTACGGCCGGGGTACTGTCGATATGAAGGGCGGCGTCGCGGCGATGATTATGGCTGTCGAGGCTGTGCTGCGCAGCGGCTTTAAGTTGAAAGGGCCGGTCGTCGTCGGAACTGTAGTAGATGAAGAAGCCGGGGGCATGGGGGCGCTTGATTTCATCCATCATGGCTACCGGGCGGATGCATGCATACTGACCGAGCCGACTTCGCTGACAATTGCCCCTCTGTGCAGAGGGATTTTATGGGGGAAAATCAAGATCCAAGGCCGCAGCGGTCATATTGAAATGCCGCAAGCGGACTACAAAGATGGCGGTGCCGTAGACGCCGTTAAAAAAGCGAGATACATTCTTGATCATCTGGACCGGTTAAATGAAGAGTGGGCTGTAAGCAAGACACATCCTTATTTGTCTATTCCTTGTCAGGTTCACGTAGCGCAATTGAACGCCGGCGAGTATCCAACCTCCTTCGCGAATGAAGCGGAGATCGTATTCAATGCCCAATACTTGCCGTCCGAACGCGATGAGAAGCTGGTGGGAGGCAATGTGAAGAAAGAATTGACCGCCTTTCTGCAACAGGTGGCCCAATCGGATCCGTGGCTAAGCGAGCATAAGCCGGAAATCGTCTGGATGGTAGACGCGGACTGTGCAGAGACCGAAGTATCCCATCCTTTTGTTCAGACATGCGTGCAATCCTTGAAGGGCATTGGAGAGGAAGGGAAAATTGAGGGACTCGGCTTCCATACAGATATGGGCTGGCCGGTGAACGTAGGCATTCCGACAATCAACTTCGGTCCGGGCGATCCTAGCCTTGCCCATCACAGTGATGAGTTTATACCGATTGATGAATTGATTCAGGCCGTCAAGATGATTGCCAAAACGATTATCGACTGGTGTGAAATCGAAGAAGCTTAG
- a CDS encoding ureidoglycolate lyase, with protein MEHKVFIEDLTEKAFAPYGKVIDLPAIDPSKVGEGWDCWSYIQMMDVTEPIGFGLVVTKKREFVVTAMERHVSREELLLTFDREIVQPVAKCIDIEDPDEHPDSSTVKCFRIKPGQAVVINRGVWHSPAYPASDDARYLFGIEKKKDKFGDEMINPWVDFAGGRTVRFE; from the coding sequence ATGGAACATAAGGTGTTTATCGAAGATTTGACGGAGAAAGCCTTCGCGCCCTATGGCAAAGTTATTGATTTACCGGCGATCGACCCTTCAAAAGTCGGAGAAGGGTGGGATTGTTGGAGCTATATTCAAATGATGGACGTAACGGAGCCGATAGGATTCGGCCTAGTCGTCACCAAGAAGCGCGAATTCGTCGTAACGGCAATGGAGAGGCATGTCAGTCGAGAAGAACTGCTGCTTACTTTCGACCGTGAGATTGTGCAGCCCGTAGCAAAATGTATCGACATTGAAGATCCGGACGAGCATCCTGATTCCTCAACCGTCAAGTGTTTCAGGATTAAGCCCGGACAAGCCGTCGTGATCAACCGGGGGGTCTGGCATAGTCCGGCCTACCCGGCATCCGACGATGCCCGATATCTGTTCGGGATTGAGAAGAAGAAGGATAAGTTCGGCGATGAAATGATTAACCCGTGGGTCGATTTTGCCGGCGGACGTACCGTTCGATTCGAATAA
- a CDS encoding ring-cleaving dioxygenase — protein sequence MTHHTAGIHHVTSFVRHPQDNVDFYAGILGLRLVKKTINFDAPDVYHLYFGNEIGGPGTVMTFFPSEGARVGKVGGGQVGYTTFAVPTGALSFWEQRLTKFGVAFDRTARFGETYLQFKDRDGLQLEIVEREDGVLSQWSFGGVPTEKAIKGFGGAILYSTKPAQTQDTLVNVMGLEKVGEENGLVRYRAAGDLGNVIDINAEPMPWGAGGAGTVHHIAWRAASYEDHVKWRDHVIDKGFHATDIIDRQYFNAIYFREAGGILFEIATDAPGFQRDEEFDSLGGKLMLPSWYEPQRDVIEQNLFPIEVRVLEGDE from the coding sequence ATGACTCATCATACAGCCGGTATTCACCATGTTACTTCTTTCGTTCGCCACCCGCAGGACAACGTCGATTTCTACGCAGGCATCCTTGGCTTGCGTTTAGTGAAAAAAACGATCAATTTCGACGCTCCTGACGTGTATCATCTCTACTTCGGCAATGAAATCGGCGGACCCGGTACCGTCATGACCTTCTTCCCTTCCGAGGGAGCCCGCGTTGGCAAAGTAGGCGGCGGCCAAGTCGGCTATACGACATTCGCCGTACCAACAGGCGCACTTTCGTTCTGGGAACAGCGGTTGACGAAATTCGGCGTCGCATTCGATCGGACGGCGCGTTTCGGTGAAACGTATCTCCAATTCAAAGACCGCGACGGGCTTCAGCTTGAGATTGTCGAGCGCGAAGACGGCGTTCTCAGCCAATGGTCATTCGGCGGCGTTCCGACGGAGAAAGCGATCAAAGGCTTCGGCGGCGCAATCCTGTACAGCACCAAACCCGCTCAAACGCAAGATACGCTCGTTAACGTCATGGGACTCGAGAAAGTCGGCGAAGAAAACGGCCTCGTCCGTTACCGTGCAGCAGGCGACCTCGGCAACGTGATCGATATCAATGCCGAACCTATGCCTTGGGGAGCCGGCGGCGCAGGAACGGTGCATCATATCGCTTGGCGCGCAGCCAGCTACGAGGATCACGTCAAATGGCGCGACCACGTCATCGACAAAGGCTTCCATGCGACCGACATCATCGACCGTCAATATTTCAACGCCATCTATTTCCGCGAAGCCGGCGGCATTCTGTTCGAAATCGCTACCGATGCGCCCGGCTTCCAACGCGACGAAGAGTTCGATTCGCTCGGCGGCAAACTGATGCTCCCTTCGTGGTACGAACCGCAGCGCGACGTCATCGAACAAAACCTGTTCCCGATCGAGGTTCGGGTATTGGAGGGCGACGAATAA